Proteins encoded together in one Calditrichota bacterium window:
- a CDS encoding 1-acyl-sn-glycerol-3-phosphate acyltransferase — MRAFYATVAWTARTLFRILYGVRVTGLENLPKSGSVLICSNHRSNLDPPILGSHLDREVSYFAKAELFTSPIFGPFLRKLNAFPVKRGQMDKAAMTTCLKVLKSDGALVFFPEGTRAPANGYLYPKFGVGWVLYKTRADVVPLYVHGTATGRKFTLKRPQMEVVVGKPVSAESIIQDASDTRDGYQQVADRILNLIRDLSLNTTIAKITEPGQISDRSIIEDERLR, encoded by the coding sequence GTGCGAGCGTTTTACGCGACAGTTGCATGGACGGCTCGAACACTTTTTCGGATATTGTACGGTGTTCGAGTAACTGGTCTTGAAAATCTCCCCAAATCGGGAAGTGTTCTGATCTGTTCCAATCATCGCTCGAATCTCGATCCGCCGATTCTCGGGTCGCACTTGGATCGCGAAGTGAGCTATTTTGCCAAAGCCGAGTTGTTCACGAGTCCGATTTTCGGTCCGTTCTTGCGCAAGCTGAATGCTTTTCCTGTCAAACGTGGTCAGATGGATAAAGCGGCGATGACCACGTGCCTGAAAGTCCTGAAATCGGACGGCGCATTGGTGTTTTTTCCCGAGGGCACGCGCGCACCTGCAAACGGTTACTTGTACCCAAAATTCGGAGTCGGTTGGGTGCTTTACAAGACGAGAGCGGATGTTGTGCCACTTTACGTTCATGGTACTGCCACAGGCAGGAAGTTCACCCTGAAGCGCCCGCAGATGGAAGTTGTCGTCGGCAAACCCGTCAGCGCAGAATCGATTATTCAAGACGCGTCCGACACTCGCGACGGTTACCAACAAGTGGCCGACAGAATTCTGAATCTGATACGCGATTTGTCTTTGAATACGACAATTGCGAAGATCACGGAACCGGGTCAGATCAGTGACCGCTCAATTATTGAAGACGAACGATTAAGATAG
- the guaB gene encoding IMP dehydrogenase, with translation MKTHFPRIVGIGLTYDDVLLIPAASEILPSEVDLSSRLTTNIKLKIPLVSAAMDTVSESELCIALARQGGIGAIHKNMSAEEQAAEVDRVKRSESAIIHEPYTLPPVAKLADALRLKHAKGVSGIPIIEDDGTLIGIITDRDMRFETNQDTPVTKLMTPKEKLITAPLATDLNKAEQILQEHRIEKLLLVNEKGGLEGLVTVKDIQKRSQFPNACKDNEGRLRVAAALGIGADSDERAELLVKSGVDALVVDSAHGHSSNVIKAVERLRAKHHKVEIIAGNVVTAEGARALALAGANAIKVGVGPGSICTTRVVAGVGVPQITAIMWVVEALADLDIPVIADGGIRYSGDIAKALGAGASAVMIGSLFAGTEEAPGETILVDGRSYKLFRGMGSIGAMKKGSADRYFQSAAAASSKFVPEGIEGKVPYKGKLSDTVFQLMGGIRASMGYCGAKTIHDMQTKTRFVEATAAGYTESHPHDVSIVQESPNYSRPK, from the coding sequence ATGAAGACGCACTTTCCGCGTATTGTCGGAATTGGCTTGACGTACGACGACGTCCTGTTGATCCCCGCGGCCTCCGAAATCCTTCCGTCCGAAGTAGATTTGTCGAGTAGGCTGACCACAAATATCAAATTGAAGATTCCTCTCGTGTCAGCGGCGATGGACACCGTATCGGAGTCTGAACTCTGCATCGCGCTTGCTCGTCAGGGAGGAATCGGTGCAATTCACAAGAATATGTCGGCTGAAGAGCAGGCCGCGGAGGTCGACCGGGTGAAACGCAGTGAGTCTGCGATCATTCACGAACCCTACACGCTTCCTCCGGTCGCCAAACTTGCTGATGCGCTTAGACTGAAACACGCCAAAGGCGTGAGCGGCATTCCGATCATTGAAGACGACGGAACGCTGATCGGCATCATCACTGACCGGGACATGCGTTTTGAGACAAATCAGGACACGCCAGTCACAAAACTGATGACCCCCAAAGAAAAGCTCATCACCGCACCGCTTGCGACGGATCTTAATAAGGCCGAGCAGATCCTCCAAGAACACAGGATAGAAAAGCTCTTGCTCGTAAATGAGAAAGGCGGGCTCGAGGGACTTGTCACAGTAAAAGACATACAGAAGCGCTCGCAGTTTCCCAATGCCTGCAAGGACAACGAAGGTCGTCTGCGCGTCGCGGCGGCCCTTGGAATCGGTGCCGACTCGGATGAACGCGCCGAGCTGCTGGTCAAGAGCGGAGTGGATGCGCTAGTCGTCGACTCTGCTCACGGTCACTCATCCAATGTCATCAAGGCCGTCGAGCGACTACGTGCAAAGCACCACAAAGTCGAAATCATCGCAGGCAATGTCGTCACGGCTGAAGGAGCCCGCGCCCTCGCACTGGCCGGTGCAAATGCGATTAAGGTCGGTGTCGGCCCGGGTTCTATTTGCACGACTCGCGTGGTAGCCGGAGTGGGCGTCCCGCAGATCACTGCTATTATGTGGGTGGTGGAGGCCTTGGCCGATCTCGACATCCCGGTAATCGCCGATGGAGGCATTCGTTACTCCGGCGATATCGCCAAAGCTCTTGGCGCGGGTGCCTCTGCTGTCATGATCGGGAGTTTGTTTGCAGGCACGGAGGAGGCCCCGGGCGAGACGATCTTGGTGGATGGCCGGAGCTACAAACTCTTCCGCGGCATGGGCTCGATAGGAGCCATGAAAAAAGGATCGGCGGACCGGTATTTCCAGTCCGCCGCCGCAGCAAGTAGTAAGTTTGTGCCTGAAGGAATCGAGGGTAAAGTACCGTATAAGGGAAAGTTATCAGATACGGTTTTTCAGCTGATGGGAGGAATTCGGGCTTCCATGGGCTATTGTGGAGCGAAGACTATCCACGACATGCAAACAAAAACGCGGTTCGTGGAGGCTACTGCAGCTGGATACACGGAAAGCCATCCGCATGATGTCTCCATCGTGCAGGAGTCGCCGAATTATTCCAGACCCAAGTAA
- a CDS encoding NAD-dependent deacylase translates to MNSFTLSDSAKRALEGASRIAVLTGAGISAESGLGTFRGKEGIWNKMRPEELASMEGFMANPELVWEWYSYRRSLLSTAKPNPAHVALAEWGESCSQFTLVTQNVDGLHQLSGQSEVLELHGNIRVDRCLTCGNESEDDLHEQFEGIPFCSCGGKLRPGVVWFGEMLPERTLMRAFAAAESCDLFLVIGTSAVVYPAAALPEVAADHGAATIEVNLEPTQFSARATCTILSQASIAVPALLTFWKTANSSLTHKE, encoded by the coding sequence GTGAATAGTTTCACGCTGTCGGATAGTGCCAAGCGAGCGCTAGAGGGTGCATCCAGAATCGCAGTCTTGACCGGGGCCGGAATTTCAGCCGAATCCGGGCTCGGCACCTTCCGGGGAAAAGAGGGAATTTGGAACAAGATGCGGCCCGAAGAGCTTGCCAGCATGGAAGGCTTCATGGCCAATCCTGAATTGGTCTGGGAATGGTATTCCTACCGCAGATCGCTGCTCTCGACGGCGAAACCAAATCCTGCCCATGTTGCGTTAGCAGAGTGGGGGGAGAGTTGCTCACAATTTACCTTGGTCACTCAAAACGTCGACGGTCTTCACCAACTTTCAGGCCAGAGCGAGGTCTTGGAACTCCATGGCAATATTCGCGTCGACCGTTGCTTGACTTGCGGCAATGAATCAGAGGACGATTTGCACGAACAATTCGAGGGGATTCCGTTTTGCTCATGCGGCGGGAAACTTCGCCCCGGAGTCGTATGGTTTGGCGAAATGCTGCCGGAGCGTACGTTGATGCGAGCTTTTGCCGCCGCCGAGTCTTGTGATCTGTTTCTCGTTATCGGAACTTCAGCGGTAGTCTATCCTGCCGCTGCTCTGCCAGAGGTTGCGGCCGATCACGGCGCGGCGACCATTGAAGTGAATTTGGAACCAACGCAATTCAGCGCGCGTGCCACGTGCACAATACTTTCTCAGGCATCGATAGCAGTGCCCGCGCTTCTTACATTCTGGAAGACAGCCAACTCTTCGTTAACGCACAAAGAATGA
- a CDS encoding 30S ribosomal protein S20, with the protein MKTAAKARERNRRDRARCRTAEKRVLQVSDQAVAQDKLSSAYTTIDRMAAKGILHPRTAARRKARLARHANSLNS; encoded by the coding sequence ATGAAGACGGCCGCCAAAGCCCGGGAGAGGAATCGCCGGGATCGTGCTCGTTGCCGCACAGCCGAAAAACGAGTACTTCAAGTGTCCGATCAAGCTGTGGCACAGGATAAGCTAAGTAGTGCATACACGACGATTGATCGTATGGCCGCCAAAGGGATTTTGCATCCTCGTACGGCTGCCCGTCGTAAGGCCCGCCTCGCGCGCCACGCTAATAGCCTAAATTCCTAA
- a CDS encoding phosphatidate cytidylyltransferase, with the protein MSNLAWRLLIAMIGIPALIFCVVVGNAWLTALIVTLQVLALWEWSRLARAAQIPFKAWPVLPPLIAVNMFVFAPYWLWTAPVAISLGFFWIGSAVFDGARQPLRTLGHGALFLLYAALPLALWARIWAMSDPLRFSVAGTLFVLFAATWLCDSAAYFGGRALGRHKLYEKASPNKTVEGAFFGVLGAALLLPLLRLFDLAVPTPLDYIALPLIVGVFGQSGDLLESLIKRESGVKDSSHLIPGHGGVLDRFDSLLLSTPFYFAYLYLTTFLHLYLTK; encoded by the coding sequence GTGTCTAATCTCGCGTGGCGTCTGCTCATTGCAATGATCGGCATTCCCGCGCTGATCTTCTGCGTGGTCGTGGGAAACGCGTGGCTTACTGCGCTCATTGTCACGCTGCAAGTGCTTGCGCTCTGGGAGTGGAGCCGACTCGCGCGGGCCGCGCAGATTCCGTTTAAAGCGTGGCCGGTGCTTCCGCCGCTGATTGCCGTGAACATGTTTGTGTTCGCGCCGTATTGGCTTTGGACGGCGCCTGTTGCCATCTCGCTGGGCTTTTTCTGGATCGGAAGCGCGGTTTTCGATGGCGCGCGCCAACCTCTTCGCACGTTGGGCCACGGCGCGCTCTTTTTGTTGTACGCCGCGTTGCCCCTTGCCTTATGGGCACGCATCTGGGCCATGAGCGACCCGCTACGTTTCAGCGTCGCCGGAACTCTCTTCGTACTCTTTGCCGCCACGTGGTTGTGCGACTCCGCCGCGTATTTCGGCGGGCGCGCCCTGGGCCGGCACAAACTCTACGAGAAAGCCAGCCCCAACAAAACCGTCGAAGGCGCGTTTTTTGGCGTGCTTGGCGCGGCGTTGTTGTTGCCGTTGTTGCGCCTATTTGATCTTGCTGTGCCGACGCCTCTCGATTACATCGCGCTGCCCCTGATTGTCGGCGTCTTTGGCCAAAGCGGCGATCTCTTGGAGTCGCTCATCAAACGTGAATCTGGCGTCAAAGACAGTTCTCATCTCATTCCCGGACACGGCGGCGTGTTGGACCGTTTCGATTCCCTGCTTTTGTCCACACCATTCTATTTCGCCTACCTCTACCTGACCACGTTCCTCCACCTGTACCTGACCAAGTGA
- a CDS encoding tetratricopeptide repeat protein: MTNQIGIAKRLSLIGVFIVAAIAFNSGCAYYNTFYNIKRDFKAAEKQTERAQLGQQAAAQGSAQSGQPAGAAGVPSQQYQAILQSCSKLLEYYPKSRWIDDALMIMGVCYYRTEEFARAERKFTELLSIFPNSKHTQNAIVWKARSLLAQEEYDAAEDLLTASESRLKSPDAKAAAGRTLAGIYDKRGQPEEAIKYLEAIRSISYDRDNKASDYLTLGRSYIALDRDEDASRSLEQCLRTTRSADEAFASRSLLARMAADAGDYQSARTYLRPLQTDRRFLNRVGDVQIELANVEAVAGDPVLAIQMLEYYCSTANQGEPKAKAYMMQGYVARDRLREFEIAKAKFDSVAAAGASRPLADSAQVLSDELARGLSALERIPALQDSLTTLSELAAIPEHEAENPAVAEVDSSGNAEQASMEEDSVSETSVANEPAMAEMEADSTTTAAPLETALSEIIPLDSTVAENLSDSTVNVDTTSQKALTPAQIMADSIMRAMAIEDSIFRSSSESMSEANEGDSELADSANVVNSPANADSLPAVPAGPSPEERRAMQLASLSKRLVNAHLEAASFYQDVAKDPDSAFIHIQQASEVPDYSADHWRAVVQYGMILQDRNPGSTEANELLMSAATNDAVPRGIQNAARDLVGLPQVAKEKTEQEIALEGAERMLLSGNPIDSVLDQYVEVAAMDSHSFAGSQALQAIAYLQEYQLTDYSNALATHQAIIELFPDSQFVAISKAKVSEPDTTSIFLMSDKELEGSFQPAMDLLTSESDSTGWPPEESSLLGRRFR, encoded by the coding sequence ATGACGAATCAGATAGGCATAGCGAAACGACTCTCTCTGATTGGCGTGTTTATAGTCGCGGCGATTGCTTTTAATAGCGGTTGTGCATATTACAACACGTTCTACAACATTAAGAGAGATTTCAAGGCGGCAGAAAAACAAACCGAGCGCGCGCAGCTTGGCCAACAAGCGGCCGCTCAGGGATCCGCGCAAAGTGGTCAACCCGCTGGTGCTGCGGGTGTTCCGTCGCAGCAGTATCAGGCAATTCTCCAGTCGTGCTCCAAACTCTTAGAGTACTATCCAAAGAGCCGCTGGATAGACGATGCCTTGATGATCATGGGAGTTTGCTACTATCGAACGGAAGAATTCGCGCGCGCAGAACGCAAGTTCACGGAATTACTTTCGATCTTCCCAAATAGCAAGCACACGCAAAATGCTATTGTTTGGAAGGCACGCTCCTTATTGGCACAGGAAGAATATGACGCCGCTGAGGACTTGTTGACCGCATCCGAAAGCCGTCTGAAATCGCCGGATGCTAAGGCTGCGGCGGGCCGGACATTGGCCGGTATCTATGACAAACGAGGACAGCCTGAAGAAGCGATAAAGTACCTCGAAGCGATCCGCTCAATATCATATGACCGGGACAACAAGGCGTCGGACTACCTCACGCTGGGGCGCTCGTATATCGCGCTTGACCGCGATGAAGATGCTTCAAGATCGCTTGAGCAATGTCTCCGGACAACGCGAAGCGCGGACGAGGCTTTCGCCTCACGCTCCCTTTTAGCCCGTATGGCGGCGGACGCAGGAGACTATCAATCAGCTCGCACATATTTGCGGCCGCTTCAAACAGACCGCCGTTTTCTCAATCGCGTCGGCGATGTTCAGATTGAACTTGCCAATGTAGAAGCGGTCGCGGGCGACCCCGTTCTGGCCATTCAAATGCTCGAGTACTACTGTTCGACGGCCAACCAAGGTGAGCCAAAAGCAAAAGCATACATGATGCAAGGCTACGTGGCACGCGACAGGCTCCGAGAGTTCGAAATCGCAAAAGCCAAATTCGACAGTGTTGCCGCAGCCGGAGCCTCCCGACCACTCGCTGACAGTGCGCAGGTACTCTCTGATGAACTCGCGAGGGGGCTTAGCGCACTCGAACGCATCCCGGCATTGCAAGACAGCCTGACGACTCTTTCAGAACTGGCTGCAATACCGGAGCACGAGGCCGAAAATCCAGCTGTTGCAGAAGTTGATTCCTCAGGGAACGCAGAACAAGCCAGTATGGAAGAAGACTCGGTCTCTGAGACCAGTGTTGCGAACGAGCCCGCGATGGCGGAAATGGAAGCCGATTCGACAACAACTGCTGCGCCGCTCGAAACTGCGTTATCCGAGATCATTCCGCTCGACAGTACAGTAGCCGAAAACCTAAGTGATTCAACTGTCAATGTCGACACGACATCCCAAAAGGCTCTGACCCCTGCTCAAATTATGGCGGACTCAATCATGCGAGCGATGGCCATTGAAGATTCTATTTTCAGATCAAGTTCTGAGTCAATGAGCGAAGCGAATGAAGGCGACTCCGAACTTGCGGACTCCGCGAACGTGGTCAATTCGCCTGCAAACGCGGATTCGTTGCCGGCGGTTCCTGCTGGACCGTCTCCGGAGGAACGGCGCGCGATGCAATTGGCTTCGCTTTCAAAGCGGTTAGTCAATGCTCATCTTGAGGCCGCGTCCTTTTATCAAGATGTTGCAAAAGATCCCGACAGCGCATTCATTCATATTCAGCAGGCCTCAGAGGTACCGGATTATTCGGCTGACCATTGGCGAGCCGTTGTTCAATACGGAATGATTCTGCAAGATCGTAATCCGGGCAGCACAGAGGCAAATGAACTATTAATGTCCGCCGCGACAAACGACGCTGTGCCTCGCGGAATTCAAAATGCGGCGCGTGACTTGGTCGGACTTCCACAAGTTGCCAAGGAAAAGACGGAGCAGGAAATCGCGCTTGAAGGCGCGGAGCGAATGCTGTTAAGCGGCAACCCAATCGACAGCGTTTTAGATCAATATGTGGAAGTTGCCGCGATGGACAGCCATTCGTTTGCAGGGAGTCAGGCCCTGCAGGCCATTGCCTATTTGCAAGAATATCAACTCACCGATTATTCGAACGCATTGGCGACGCATCAAGCGATTATTGAGTTGTTTCCTGACTCCCAGTTCGTAGCCATATCCAAGGCTAAAGTTAGTGAACCCGACACAACTTCGATCTTCCTGATGAGCGACAAAGAACTCGAAGGGTCCTTTCAGCCGGCAATGGACTTGCTCACTTCCGAGTCAGACTCGACCGGATGGCCGCCTGAAGAGTCTTCTCTATTAGGTAGACGATTCAGGTAG
- the rpsA gene encoding 30S ribosomal protein S1, with translation MEEVTQTPAAEETKSTPWVDEVLFKGRKVKRSELPEEQQKLTQEAQDLANLYGKLVMEFREGEIVQGKIVSISDKEISIDIGFKSEGAVARDEFANLTDVKIGDDVEVFLDRVEDHSGQLSLSKRKADFMKTWERIQSIYEKEEITTGNIQRRIKGGFVVNVMGVEAFLPGSQIDVHPVRDFDALVGQDMEFRIVKLNDARKNIVVSRKVIIEEGLKGVREKILAELQVGDVMEGTAKNITDFGVFVDLGGVDGLLHITDLSWGRVSHPSEVVQLDQKLTVKVLDYDRERQRISVGLKQLQPHPWDGVDERYPVGAKVMGKVVSIARYGAFVELEKGLEGLVHISEMSWTQHIKHPSAMLSVGDEIEVVILNIDKEGRKISLGMKQVDADPWENLEQKYAPGSRHNGKVRDLVPFGAFVELEDGIDGLVHISDLSWTKRVRHPGEILQKGEEVEIVVLGFDRNERRIALGLKQAQENPWDEFETLYSVGSQANGKVVRVMDKGVIVELPREVEGFVPASQLKRLTKGAKQSVSVGDEIMLEVIEFDRENKKIILAAQAPDGAEAEDELDAETREQYIVGSDTADSSDDSSDSTEPNDSTESA, from the coding sequence ATGGAAGAAGTAACACAAACCCCTGCGGCCGAGGAAACCAAGTCCACTCCTTGGGTGGATGAAGTCCTGTTCAAGGGCCGCAAAGTCAAGCGCAGCGAACTCCCCGAAGAACAACAGAAACTGACGCAGGAAGCTCAGGACCTTGCCAATCTTTACGGCAAACTGGTCATGGAATTCCGCGAAGGCGAAATTGTTCAAGGCAAGATCGTATCGATCAGTGACAAAGAAATCTCGATCGATATCGGCTTCAAATCGGAAGGCGCTGTCGCGCGCGACGAATTCGCAAATCTTACGGACGTAAAAATCGGCGACGACGTCGAAGTCTTCCTCGATCGCGTCGAAGATCATTCGGGTCAGCTTTCGCTCTCGAAGCGCAAAGCCGACTTCATGAAGACGTGGGAGCGGATTCAGTCGATTTACGAGAAAGAAGAAATTACGACCGGCAACATCCAGCGCCGTATCAAGGGCGGATTCGTGGTCAACGTCATGGGAGTCGAGGCCTTTTTGCCCGGTTCGCAAATCGACGTACATCCGGTGCGTGACTTCGACGCATTGGTCGGTCAGGATATGGAATTCAGGATTGTCAAGCTCAACGACGCACGCAAGAACATCGTCGTGTCGCGCAAGGTAATCATCGAAGAGGGCTTGAAGGGTGTACGCGAGAAGATTCTCGCCGAACTTCAAGTGGGCGACGTCATGGAAGGAACCGCGAAGAACATCACCGACTTTGGTGTCTTCGTCGACCTCGGCGGCGTGGACGGACTCTTGCACATCACGGACCTTTCTTGGGGCCGGGTCAGCCATCCGTCAGAAGTTGTGCAGCTTGATCAAAAGCTCACGGTCAAGGTGCTTGACTACGACCGTGAACGCCAGCGTATTTCCGTCGGTTTGAAGCAGCTTCAGCCGCATCCGTGGGACGGAGTTGATGAACGCTATCCCGTCGGTGCCAAGGTCATGGGCAAGGTCGTGTCGATCGCTCGCTACGGCGCGTTCGTAGAACTCGAAAAAGGTCTCGAAGGCCTCGTGCACATTTCCGAGATGAGCTGGACGCAGCATATCAAGCATCCGTCCGCCATGCTTTCGGTCGGTGACGAAATCGAAGTGGTTATCCTGAACATTGACAAGGAAGGCCGCAAGATTTCCTTGGGTATGAAGCAGGTCGACGCCGATCCGTGGGAAAACCTCGAGCAGAAGTACGCACCGGGATCTCGCCACAATGGCAAAGTTCGTGACCTTGTTCCCTTCGGCGCGTTCGTCGAATTGGAAGATGGCATCGACGGACTGGTGCACATTTCCGATCTGTCGTGGACAAAACGAGTCCGCCACCCTGGTGAAATTCTCCAAAAGGGTGAAGAAGTCGAAATTGTTGTGCTCGGATTTGACCGCAATGAGCGCCGTATTGCCTTAGGTCTGAAGCAAGCGCAAGAAAATCCGTGGGACGAATTCGAAACGCTCTATTCCGTCGGATCGCAAGCGAACGGTAAGGTTGTACGCGTGATGGACAAGGGCGTGATCGTCGAATTGCCGCGCGAAGTCGAAGGCTTCGTGCCCGCAAGTCAGTTGAAGCGACTGACCAAAGGAGCGAAGCAATCCGTGAGCGTCGGAGACGAAATCATGCTTGAAGTGATTGAGTTCGACCGTGAGAATAAGAAGATCATTCTGGCCGCGCAGGCTCCTGATGGTGCCGAAGCGGAAGACGAACTCGATGCCGAAACCCGCGAACAGTATATCGTGGGCAGTGATACCGCTGATTCGTCGGACGATTCGTCAGACTCAACCGAACCGAACGACTCGACAGAGTCTGCATGA
- a CDS encoding M20/M25/M40 family metallo-hydrolase — MSLPQVNRDRMVDLFCKLVSIDSPSKKEAPVADFIEKHLAPLGVKVWRDDAGEKIGGNCGNLHVRMDARGSKSPAVLFSSHMDTVMPGIGVKPKVDGDFIRSDGTTVLGADDKAGVTAILEMLQCIHESDMPHGPIEVIFDVAEEIGLMGANEVDLTQVKAKYAIVLDGEDMDQIIYKSPSANRMFYEIEGIAAHAGMRPENGISAIEVFCEAVSNMTLGRLDSETTANIGTIEAGRATNIVCEHLQSRAEARSHSTEKLEAQTAAMSKAFKDAIAKFERVIDGKPRRAVLKETVNREFTAMNIPLDSLVFKVVSEAGELIGLKMKPEAIGGGTNANVYNAKGLPAVVIGCGMKEEHTTSEHLAINDLVMAAKLCLAILQKNHEHSLA, encoded by the coding sequence ATGAGTTTACCGCAAGTTAATCGCGACCGTATGGTCGACCTCTTCTGCAAGCTCGTGTCAATCGACAGCCCATCAAAAAAAGAGGCTCCGGTCGCGGACTTTATTGAAAAACACCTTGCGCCGCTCGGTGTGAAGGTGTGGCGCGACGACGCCGGAGAAAAAATCGGCGGCAACTGTGGAAATCTGCACGTGCGCATGGATGCGCGCGGCTCTAAGTCGCCCGCAGTCTTGTTCTCGTCGCATATGGACACCGTAATGCCCGGCATTGGAGTTAAACCCAAAGTCGACGGCGATTTCATTCGTTCGGACGGCACGACTGTGCTGGGTGCCGATGACAAAGCCGGCGTCACTGCGATTCTGGAAATGCTGCAGTGCATTCACGAGAGCGATATGCCGCACGGACCGATTGAAGTTATTTTTGACGTCGCAGAAGAGATTGGCTTGATGGGCGCGAACGAAGTTGATCTGACGCAAGTCAAGGCCAAGTACGCGATCGTGCTTGACGGCGAAGACATGGATCAGATCATCTACAAGTCACCGAGTGCGAACCGCATGTTCTACGAGATCGAAGGCATCGCCGCCCACGCCGGAATGCGTCCCGAAAACGGCATCTCTGCGATTGAGGTGTTCTGCGAAGCGGTTTCCAACATGACGCTCGGTAGACTTGACAGCGAAACGACGGCAAATATCGGCACCATCGAAGCCGGTCGCGCGACGAATATCGTCTGCGAGCATCTGCAATCTCGCGCGGAAGCCCGCAGCCATTCCACTGAGAAGCTCGAAGCTCAAACTGCGGCGATGAGCAAGGCCTTTAAGGATGCGATTGCGAAATTTGAACGTGTCATAGACGGCAAGCCGCGCCGCGCCGTATTGAAAGAAACTGTCAACCGCGAATTCACTGCCATGAATATTCCACTGGATTCCCTTGTCTTCAAGGTGGTAAGTGAAGCCGGCGAACTGATCGGGCTGAAGATGAAACCCGAAGCGATCGGCGGCGGCACGAATGCGAACGTATACAATGCAAAGGGCCTCCCGGCAGTTGTAATCGGGTGCGGAATGAAGGAAGAGCACACGACAAGCGAACATCTCGCGATCAACGATCTTGTGATGGCGGCCAAACTGTGTCTTGCGATACTGCAAAAGAACCACGAACATTCGCTTGCCTGA
- the mtaB gene encoding tRNA (N(6)-L-threonylcarbamoyladenosine(37)-C(2))-methylthiotransferase MtaB, with protein MIPESPPSKKLVHVTTLGCKLNQYDSEMLLTQLRSEGFCETESARDADLVVVNTCAVTETAERKGRAAIRAALRQNPSAKIAATGCLAERSSASLLKSGAHVVFGNREKEQLAKILASSESVQVGGIKNEEPWTDSTVVDGLSGRTRAFLKIQDGCSQHCTYCIVPKLRGKGRSLSKEEAVTRAKQLVDKGFQEIVVTGVALGTYGFDRDEMDILPDVVAAITGVQGLRRLRLGSVEPWAVTERFLHTVAESDVICPHLHLPFQSACDEVLHRMNRRYTVRELREKLDLAFKLRDDWGIGADVIVGFPGETDAQFQETFAFLESHPISYLHVFPFSSRPGTAATKMQGYVPQHESTRRANSLRDLSRKLKLDFNLRHVGQTVETIAENRGSGDFTYGHARNYADIAVHSKEIEPGRIANVYVDHADADFLYCKPIGN; from the coding sequence ATGATCCCAGAGAGTCCTCCGTCAAAAAAGCTCGTGCATGTCACGACGCTTGGCTGCAAACTAAATCAATATGACAGCGAGATGCTGTTGACGCAGTTGCGGTCGGAGGGGTTTTGTGAGACTGAAAGCGCACGTGACGCCGACCTGGTGGTCGTCAACACGTGTGCGGTGACAGAGACTGCGGAACGAAAGGGCCGCGCGGCTATCCGCGCGGCCCTTCGCCAAAACCCAAGTGCGAAGATTGCGGCGACGGGATGCTTGGCCGAGAGATCATCGGCTTCCCTTTTGAAATCGGGGGCTCACGTCGTATTCGGCAATCGGGAAAAGGAACAACTGGCAAAGATACTCGCGAGTAGCGAGTCTGTGCAGGTAGGTGGGATTAAGAATGAAGAACCGTGGACGGACAGCACAGTCGTCGACGGGTTGAGTGGCAGAACGAGAGCATTCCTAAAAATTCAGGACGGCTGCTCCCAGCATTGTACATACTGCATCGTGCCAAAACTGCGTGGGAAAGGCAGAAGTCTTTCCAAGGAGGAGGCAGTCACACGAGCAAAACAGCTCGTTGACAAGGGCTTTCAAGAAATCGTCGTTACCGGTGTCGCACTGGGTACGTACGGGTTCGACCGCGACGAAATGGACATTTTGCCTGACGTTGTCGCCGCAATTACCGGCGTTCAGGGTCTTCGGCGTCTTAGATTAGGGAGCGTGGAACCGTGGGCCGTCACCGAGCGTTTCCTTCATACAGTCGCCGAGTCCGACGTCATTTGTCCCCACTTGCATCTGCCATTTCAAAGTGCCTGTGACGAAGTCCTGCACAGAATGAACCGCCGGTACACCGTACGAGAATTGCGGGAAAAATTAGATCTCGCCTTCAAACTTCGGGACGATTGGGGAATTGGAGCAGACGTCATAGTTGGATTTCCGGGTGAAACGGACGCGCAGTTTCAAGAAACATTCGCTTTTCTCGAGTCGCATCCGATCTCCTACCTGCATGTTTTTCCATTCAGCAGTCGGCCGGGAACCGCAGCCACCAAAATGCAGGGATATGTGCCGCAGCACGAATCCACTCGCCGCGCGAATTCCCTGCGAGATCTTTCTCGAAAACTAAAATTGGATTTCAACCTGCGCCACGTTGGTCAGACAGTTGAAACGATCGCGGAAAACCGCGGGTCCGGTGATTTTACTTACGGACACGCGCGAAACTATGCCGATATAGCCGTGCACTCTAAGGAAATCGAGCCTGGCAGGATCGCGAATGTTTACGTCGATCACGCGGATGCAGACTTTTTGTATTGCAAACCGATTGGAAATTAA